GAGAAAGAATACTACGATGTGGCTCAAGGTCAGAGCCGCCAGAGCTATGGCCAGAACCACCAGGGATATGGACAGAGCCAAAGTCGCCCAGTATATGGGAATAGTCCGACTCTGAACTACCGTAGCCACGGTGGGTTTCTTGATGGGTTATTCAAGGGTAAAAATGGTCAAAAGGGTCAAAATGGCTTAGGGTCGTTTCTAGGGCAACACAAGAACCAAGATACTAACCAGGGCCATGGACATGGGAAGCTCTTAGGACAGCACCAGAAGAAAACTCATGAGACAAACAAAGGTGTTAATGGCCTAGGAATGTTCATAAACAATGGAGAGAAGAAACATAAGAAGCAAAAtgagcacaagaagaagaagaacaaggatGGGCATGCCAGTGGCAATGAGAGTGGAAGCAGCAGCGGTAGCGACAGCGAGTAAATCAAATACTTCCATAAACGTGATGCTTCTAAGGGAGactatataaactataaagtaCTTAGACGTAGTACTTTGAATAAAAAGCCACTTAGGTAGTTGCTGTCTCTGTGTCCCAAATATGAGTTTCACTACTATGAATATACTTTAATGCCTTTGTTTCAAATCCAACTGAGAAGACTAGCTAGAGATCATATAACACATATCAATTACCAAGAAAATTAGCAGTGAAATTCAAAACAAGTGATTCATATTTCATGATTTTTTACCAAggataaaaatgaattttactCGCGATGTGATCACATTTGTGTGTATCCTTTTGTGTGTATCACATTTGAGAAAATTTGAACAATCTCATATTAATATACAATAGGGTAATATTTCCAAAGGAGTTGCAAGATCACCACCAAACTACAattaaatctaagaaaaaatataacgacGAGATCAACCATTTTTAAGATGCAAAGATCTGAAGAACAACTTTACCAGTTGGAAGTATTGCAGGATCTGCTATAGCGAGTTTGATGAATGGAAAAGAAATTATCAGTTAcagttataaattttagaattaAGGGTGTTTAGTAGTGAGAAATGAGAACATTAGTCTATAGATCATTTCAAACACTGTAAAAGGGGAAAATTACTATAACAAGAAGTTTTCcggaatataagaaaaagaacaaaaataaaaataaaagagaatggTGATGCTATGGCTTTTGCTATGTCTAGTTAACGttgtttatatgttttaatGTGTTTGACTCTGGGATTGTAATAGTTAAGCTGCCGGTTCTTATCTCTGGGATTGTACTCTTTAGATCGTCAACTTATGTCTGTGGGATTGCATTTACGCAATCACCGGCTTTGTTTCGAACATGTATCGTCCGTTTAAGTTTATCAATAAAAatcagatgacaaaaaaagagTGTTGATGTTGGTGGATTTTCATGATCCCAAAGAGACAAGAAAGATAGATTGAGatattgaaaaattattataaaaagtaGAATTGTACATGTACATATGGATTTATATTATGGACCAAATGTAGAATTGTAtatccaaatggactaaatcgaGATTTGTTACGATGGTTTGGACCGAAATTTGCTTGGTTCATACTACCAAGTTGCAAATGTTAAATTATCAACGAGTGCAAAAAAATAGTCTTTTGACTAATCACAATGGAAGGATGGAATAAAAGGGACCACTATAAAAGCACTGGGCATATGGTAGAGACTGTGACATGTGCTTGTCTACCCTTCCCACCAGTCTTATTTAATAGCTTTCTTACCAACATCATGTTTTAACTTCGCACCAGTGTTCAATCTCCAGAAGCCTTGCTCAAATAAAATTGTAACGTATTAATAGTGGTTCACAGTACAATCAGAAAGTCCTTGGATATGATTgcattataaattaaaaaaaggagCTTTCACAACCTCTTTCAAAAACTACGAGGCTTAAGTTTTAATATTCCATTATTTAACAAAAGATCCGGTTtactttaaaccctaattcacaCCCAAACCCCTAATCTTCTCATCATTTCTTGAATCCCAAGTTTTCTTTTACTCTCCATACGATCGTGATCAAAATTCACAGTTTGTGTGATTTAAATGGCGAGAACTTCCCAAATAAGCTCAGGGTCGAACGATGGCATCCTCGCAAGCAGAAACCCATCAGTATCCActcccatcatcgtgtcttcctCCGCTGTCATCGCCGGAGAGTCCTCAGAATTAACCACAGTGGCAGTCACCGTTGCCGCCGGAGAAGACAGAATCTCCGACGAGGATGAATACGAAGAGTCCGCCGTCGCGGTGGAAGAATCTTTGCTTCCTTTTCCGTTCTTCTTGGCTCTCTCTCTTCTGACTCTCTGGCAAATCGTTTGGATCTTCCCGTCGACGG
This genomic stretch from Brassica napus cultivar Da-Ae chromosome C9, Da-Ae, whole genome shotgun sequence harbors:
- the LOC125593403 gene encoding filaggrin-2-like, which codes for MQYYETREKEYYDVAQGQSRQSYGQNHQGYGQSQSRPVYGNSPTLNYRSHGGFLDGLFKGKNGQKGQNGLGSFLGQHKNQDTNQGHGHGKLLGQHQKKTHETNKGVNGLGMFINNGEKKHKKQNEHKKKKNKDGHASGNESGSSSGSDSE